A window of the Triplophysa rosa linkage group LG23, Trosa_1v2, whole genome shotgun sequence genome harbors these coding sequences:
- the zgc:112332 gene encoding retinol dehydrogenase 12 — protein MHSIRSFFCGQWSSSVRLDDKTVIITGANTGIGKETARDLARRGARVIMACRDLEKAEAARKELMEDSGNQNIVANKLDLSDVTSIRAFVELINKEEKQVNILINNAGIMMCPYSKTADGFEMQFGVNHLGHFLLTYLLLDLIKKSAPARIINVASVAHTWGSIHLDDINSEKSYSPRRAYGQSKLANILCTRSLAKRLQGTDVTVYSLHPGVVQSELFRNLSKPAQIAVKVFSPFTKTTMQGAQTTIYCAVEPELDKESGGYYSDCAPARCSREAMDDEMAQKLWELSCQVVGITWD, from the exons ATGCACTCTATAAG AAGTTTCTTCTGTGGTCAGTGGAGTTCTTCTGTAAGGCTTGATGATAAAACAGTCATAATCACAGGAGCTAATACAGGTATAGGCAAAGAGACAGCCAGAGACCTGGCGAGAAGAG GAGCTCGAGTCATCATGGCCTGCAGAGATCTGGAAAAAGCAGAGGCCGCCAGAAAAGAATTAATGGAGGATTCTGGAAACCAAAACATTGTGGCAAATAAACTTGATTTATCAGATGTCACATCGATCAGAGCGTTTGTAGAACTTATAAACAAAG AGGAAAAACAAGTCAACATCCTTATCAACAATGCTGGCATCATGATGTGCCCATATTCAAAAACCGCAGATGGCTTTGAGATGCAGTTTGGTGTCAACCATTTGG GTCATTTCCTGCTCACCTACCTTCTGCTGGACCTCATAAAGAAATCCGCCCCCGCCAGGATCATCAACGTGGCTTCTGTCGCCCATACGTGGGGCAGCATTCACCTGGACGACATAAACAGTGAGAAGAGTTACTCTCCCCGGAGGGCCTACGGGCAGAGCAAACTAGCCAACATCCTCTGCACTCGATCGCTGGCTAAAAGATTGCAGG GCACAGATGTGACTGTTTACTCCCTCCATCCCGGTGTGGTACAGTCAGAGCTGTTTAGAAATCTCAGTAAGCCTGCACAGATAGCAGTCAAGGTCTTCAGTCCCTTCACCAAGACAACCATGCAGGGGGCTCAGACCACCATCTACTGTGCTGTGGAGCCAGAGCTGGACAAAGAGAGTGGAGGATATTACAG tgactgTGCCCCAGCAAGATGTTCAAGAGAAGCTATGGATGATGAAATGGCTCAGAAACTCTGGGAGCTCAGCTGTCAGGTGGTAGGCATTACTTGGGACTGA
- the si:dkey-73n8.3 gene encoding retinol dehydrogenase 12 isoform X2, with product MSRFDKDHSGWLTFNKCGAKMNTSRGLFFKSWSSDVQLDGKTAIVTGANTGIGKETAKDLAKRGARVILACRDMVKAEQAACDILREVENAIVVTCKLDLADTKSICDFAQLIYNRHFFLTFLLMDLLKHSAPSKVINVSSLAHSMGKINFEDLNSEKSYHPVKAYVQSKLANVLFTRELAAKVEEIGVSVYAVNPGVVKTDLVRHMKKALQFFVKTFGLLIKTPAEGAYTTLYCALTPGLPSGAYYSDCAVALCSRAANDNNTASRLWAASCHLLGIRWR from the exons ATGAGTAGGTTTGACAAAGATCATTCTGGCTGGTTAACATTTAATAAATGTGGTGCAAAAATGAATACATCAAG GGGGCTGTTCTTTAAAAGCTGGTCATCTGATGTTCAGTTAGATGGTAAAACAGCTATAGTGACTGGAGCGAACACTGGCATTGGGAAAGAAACAGCCAAAGACCTCGCAAAACGGG GTGCACGAGTGATCCTGGCCTGCAGAGACATGGTTAAAGCTGAACAAGCAGCATGTGACATCCTCAGAGAGGTGGAGAATGCCATTGTGGTTACTTGTAAACTGGACCTGGCTGACACCAAATCTATTTGTGACTTTGCCCAGCTGATTTACAACA GACATTTCTTTCTCACGTTCCTCCTTATGGATCTGTTGAAGCATTCAGCTCCTTCTAAAGTGATTAATGTCTCCTCATTGGCTCACTCCATGGGAAAGATCAACTTTGAGGATCTGAACAGTGAGAAGAGCTATCATCCCGTGAAGGCCTACGTACAGAGCAAACTGGCCAATGTACTCTTCACACGAGAGCTTGCCGCAAAAGTGGAAG AGATAGGGGTGAGTGTTTACGCCGTGAACCCAGGTGTAGTGAAGACAGATCTCGTGCGGCATATGAAAAAGGCTCTTCAGTTCTTTGTCAAGACATTTGGCTTACTGATAAAAACCCCCGCAGAGGGTGCGTATACCACCCTGTATTGTGCTCTTACCCCTGGCCTACCCAGTGGAGCCTACTACAG TGACTGTGCTGTGGCGCTATGCTCCAGGGCCGCTAATGATAACAACACTGCAAGCAGATTGTGGGCTGCCAGTTGCCACCTGCTGGGCATTCGCTGGAGATGA
- the si:dkey-73n8.3 gene encoding retinol dehydrogenase 12 isoform X1: protein MSRFDKDHSGWLTFNKCGAKMNTSRGLFFKSWSSDVQLDGKTAIVTGANTGIGKETAKDLAKRGARVILACRDMVKAEQAACDILREVENAIVVTCKLDLADTKSICDFAQLIYNTEKSLNLLINNAGVAICPYSTTADGFEMQFGVNHLGHFFLTFLLMDLLKHSAPSKVINVSSLAHSMGKINFEDLNSEKSYHPVKAYVQSKLANVLFTRELAAKVEEIGVSVYAVNPGVVKTDLVRHMKKALQFFVKTFGLLIKTPAEGAYTTLYCALTPGLPSGAYYSDCAVALCSRAANDNNTASRLWAASCHLLGIRWR from the exons ATGAGTAGGTTTGACAAAGATCATTCTGGCTGGTTAACATTTAATAAATGTGGTGCAAAAATGAATACATCAAG GGGGCTGTTCTTTAAAAGCTGGTCATCTGATGTTCAGTTAGATGGTAAAACAGCTATAGTGACTGGAGCGAACACTGGCATTGGGAAAGAAACAGCCAAAGACCTCGCAAAACGGG GTGCACGAGTGATCCTGGCCTGCAGAGACATGGTTAAAGCTGAACAAGCAGCATGTGACATCCTCAGAGAGGTGGAGAATGCCATTGTGGTTACTTGTAAACTGGACCTGGCTGACACCAAATCTATTTGTGACTTTGCCCAGCTGATTTACAACA ccGAAAAATCTCTTAATTTGTTGATTAATAATGCCGGAGTGGCAATCTGCCCATATTCCACAACAGCAGATGGCTTTGAGATGCAGTTCGGAGTCAATCATTTAG GACATTTCTTTCTCACGTTCCTCCTTATGGATCTGTTGAAGCATTCAGCTCCTTCTAAAGTGATTAATGTCTCCTCATTGGCTCACTCCATGGGAAAGATCAACTTTGAGGATCTGAACAGTGAGAAGAGCTATCATCCCGTGAAGGCCTACGTACAGAGCAAACTGGCCAATGTACTCTTCACACGAGAGCTTGCCGCAAAAGTGGAAG AGATAGGGGTGAGTGTTTACGCCGTGAACCCAGGTGTAGTGAAGACAGATCTCGTGCGGCATATGAAAAAGGCTCTTCAGTTCTTTGTCAAGACATTTGGCTTACTGATAAAAACCCCCGCAGAGGGTGCGTATACCACCCTGTATTGTGCTCTTACCCCTGGCCTACCCAGTGGAGCCTACTACAG TGACTGTGCTGTGGCGCTATGCTCCAGGGCCGCTAATGATAACAACACTGCAAGCAGATTGTGGGCTGCCAGTTGCCACCTGCTGGGCATTCGCTGGAGATGA
- the tnfrsf11a gene encoding tumor necrosis factor receptor superfamily member 11A isoform X1: MRLDFSASWIFQGWITHLVLALCTQTGLAKTCRHPEYEHNGVCCSKCEPGKYVFDHCTGTSGTKCRGCGRDEYQPDWSSDMKCIPQKFCDEGKGFNRTRPHNPIAPEPCRCKQGFHCSLINCEYCEAIEKCPAGEGVVMCDKASDRASCVPCQYGFFSDSLSTEVCKKWTDCKAIGKTEKQPGSSKTDVVCGLHSPGPTTPWMVVAILSVVIVVSLVVLFLFCCKERMTFLSVNLRTCVQNLKRSRNQQETVIPSHCPTGAQTCPLICQEKTPPEMTCPSTVLTINDETSTDQEQDHDRADTSSGSSSEDSGSGSASPLSGSSCSCVLSKEPIEVGENEDCSQLVPIGLTTCCSCRTGDAAGPSTKNVQVISLKEPVVCENCSSEGLRACAGDCVYMQRSQELYLDYSSPAGKDTMSEIRGDRGRVEGQYRQNEPCCCSIDSTTIPLLPSVSTNDQGLSLIHSNDNKMSDPDADTEYQNQCSEAALTSGQVTGNNNTTFISSGQVMNFTGEVIVVYVSQTSLGSGGATEEPFSCPVQEESNDDSLHSEPKSIPSTSPQAKNEISHSQRHLPVQEVTNDWSCMAKTKN, translated from the exons ATGAGACTGGATTTTTCAGCTAGCTGGATATTTCAAGGATGGATCACGCACTTGGTGCTTGCTCTGTGCACGCAG ACAGGATTGGCCAAAACCTGCCGCCATCCTGAGTATGAGCACAACGGAGTATGCTGCAGTAAATGTGAACCAG GAAAATATGTTTTCGACCATTGCACTGGCACCTCGGGCACAAAATGCCGGGGTTGTGGTCGTGATGAGTACCAGCCGGACTGGAGCAGTGACATGAAATGCATCCCTCAGAAGTTCTGCGACGAGG GTAAAGGCTTCAACCGCACTCGTCCACACAACCCCATAGCGCCCGAACCCTGTCGATGCAAACAGGGTTTCCACTGTTCCTTAATAAACTGCGAGTATTGCGAGGCTATTGAGAAATGCCCTGCTGGAGAAGGAGTTGTGATGTGTG ACAAAGCGTCAGACAGAGCATCCTGTGTCCCGTGTCAGTATGGATTTTTCTCCGATTCCTTGTCGACAGAAGTCTGCAAGAAATGGACAGA CTGCAAGGCCATTGGCAAGACTGAGAAGCAGCCGGGCAGCAGTAAGACAGATGTGGTGTGTGGACTGCATTCTCCCG GTCCTACGACACCCTGGATGGTGGTGGCCATCCTCTCCGTCGTCATCGTGGTATCTCTGGTGGTTCTTTTTCTATTCTGCTGTAAGGAAAGGATGACCTTCCTCTCTG TAAATCTTCGCACGTGCGTCCAAAACCTGAAACGAAGCAGAAATCAACAG GAGACTGTGATACCTTCACACTGTCCTACTGGTGCACAAACCTGCCCTCTAATTTGCCAAGAGAAAACCCCTCCAGAGATGACGTGTCCCAGCACCGTGTTAACCATCAATGATGAAACCTCCACTGACCAGGAACAAGACCACGACCGAGCTGACACATCATCAGGGAGCTCCAGTGAGGATTCTGGGAGTGGATCCGCATCCCCGCTGTCAGGCAGCTCCTGCAGTTGTgtgctctccaaggaacccatAGAGGTCGGAGAAAACGAAGACTGTAGTCAACTGGTACCCATAGGCCTGACAACGTGCTGCTCCTGCAGAACAGGAGATGCTGCTGGTCcatcaacaaaaaatgtgcagGTGATCAGTTTAAAAGAGCCTGTGGTATGTGAGAACTGCTCTTCCGAGGGTTTGCGTGCTTGCGCTGGCGactgcgtttacatgcagcgctCCCAGGAACTCTACCTGGACTACAGCAGCCCTGCTGGTAAGGACACCATGTCGGAGATAAGAGGTGACAGAGGTCGGGTCGAGGGCCAATATAGACAAAATGAACCCTGTTGCTGCAGCATAGACTCCACCACCATTCCTCTCTTGCCGTCTGTGAGCACTAATGACCAGGGCCTTTCGCTGATCCACAGCAATGATAATAAGATGTCTGACCCGGACGCAGACACGGAGTATCAGAACCAGTGCTCGGAAGCTGCTCTAACATCTg GTCAAGTGACGGGAAACAACAACACTACTTTTATTTCCAGCGGGCAGGTAATGAACTTCACTGGTGAGGTCATTGTGGTGTACGTCAGTCAGACGTCACTGGGCAGCGGAGGGGCGACGGAGGAACCGTTCAGTTGCCCGGTTCAGGAGGAATCTAATGATGACAGCCTTCATAGTGAACCCAAATCTATCCCAAGCACATCACCCCAGGCCAAGAACGAGATCAGCCATTCACAGAGACATCTGCCTGTTCAGGAAGTGACCAATGACTGGTCCTGCATGGCAAAAACAAAGAACTGA
- the tnfrsf11a gene encoding tumor necrosis factor receptor superfamily member 11A isoform X2, translating to MRLDFSASWIFQGWITHLVLALCTQVGLAKTCRHPEYEHNGVCCSKCEPGKYVFDHCTGTSGTKCRGCGRDEYQPDWSSDMKCIPQKFCDEGKGFNRTRPHNPIAPEPCRCKQGFHCSLINCEYCEAIEKCPAGEGVVMCDKASDRASCVPCQYGFFSDSLSTEVCKKWTDCKAIGKTEKQPGSSKTDVVCGLHSPGPTTPWMVVAILSVVIVVSLVVLFLFCCKERMTFLSVNLRTCVQNLKRSRNQQETVIPSHCPTGAQTCPLICQEKTPPEMTCPSTVLTINDETSTDQEQDHDRADTSSGSSSEDSGSGSASPLSGSSCSCVLSKEPIEVGENEDCSQLVPIGLTTCCSCRTGDAAGPSTKNVQVISLKEPVVCENCSSEGLRACAGDCVYMQRSQELYLDYSSPAGKDTMSEIRGDRGRVEGQYRQNEPCCCSIDSTTIPLLPSVSTNDQGLSLIHSNDNKMSDPDADTEYQNQCSEAALTSGQVTGNNNTTFISSGQVMNFTGEVIVVYVSQTSLGSGGATEEPFSCPVQEESNDDSLHSEPKSIPSTSPQAKNEISHSQRHLPVQEVTNDWSCMAKTKN from the exons ATGAGACTGGATTTTTCAGCTAGCTGGATATTTCAAGGATGGATCACGCACTTGGTGCTTGCTCTGTGCACGCAGGTAG GATTGGCCAAAACCTGCCGCCATCCTGAGTATGAGCACAACGGAGTATGCTGCAGTAAATGTGAACCAG GAAAATATGTTTTCGACCATTGCACTGGCACCTCGGGCACAAAATGCCGGGGTTGTGGTCGTGATGAGTACCAGCCGGACTGGAGCAGTGACATGAAATGCATCCCTCAGAAGTTCTGCGACGAGG GTAAAGGCTTCAACCGCACTCGTCCACACAACCCCATAGCGCCCGAACCCTGTCGATGCAAACAGGGTTTCCACTGTTCCTTAATAAACTGCGAGTATTGCGAGGCTATTGAGAAATGCCCTGCTGGAGAAGGAGTTGTGATGTGTG ACAAAGCGTCAGACAGAGCATCCTGTGTCCCGTGTCAGTATGGATTTTTCTCCGATTCCTTGTCGACAGAAGTCTGCAAGAAATGGACAGA CTGCAAGGCCATTGGCAAGACTGAGAAGCAGCCGGGCAGCAGTAAGACAGATGTGGTGTGTGGACTGCATTCTCCCG GTCCTACGACACCCTGGATGGTGGTGGCCATCCTCTCCGTCGTCATCGTGGTATCTCTGGTGGTTCTTTTTCTATTCTGCTGTAAGGAAAGGATGACCTTCCTCTCTG TAAATCTTCGCACGTGCGTCCAAAACCTGAAACGAAGCAGAAATCAACAG GAGACTGTGATACCTTCACACTGTCCTACTGGTGCACAAACCTGCCCTCTAATTTGCCAAGAGAAAACCCCTCCAGAGATGACGTGTCCCAGCACCGTGTTAACCATCAATGATGAAACCTCCACTGACCAGGAACAAGACCACGACCGAGCTGACACATCATCAGGGAGCTCCAGTGAGGATTCTGGGAGTGGATCCGCATCCCCGCTGTCAGGCAGCTCCTGCAGTTGTgtgctctccaaggaacccatAGAGGTCGGAGAAAACGAAGACTGTAGTCAACTGGTACCCATAGGCCTGACAACGTGCTGCTCCTGCAGAACAGGAGATGCTGCTGGTCcatcaacaaaaaatgtgcagGTGATCAGTTTAAAAGAGCCTGTGGTATGTGAGAACTGCTCTTCCGAGGGTTTGCGTGCTTGCGCTGGCGactgcgtttacatgcagcgctCCCAGGAACTCTACCTGGACTACAGCAGCCCTGCTGGTAAGGACACCATGTCGGAGATAAGAGGTGACAGAGGTCGGGTCGAGGGCCAATATAGACAAAATGAACCCTGTTGCTGCAGCATAGACTCCACCACCATTCCTCTCTTGCCGTCTGTGAGCACTAATGACCAGGGCCTTTCGCTGATCCACAGCAATGATAATAAGATGTCTGACCCGGACGCAGACACGGAGTATCAGAACCAGTGCTCGGAAGCTGCTCTAACATCTg GTCAAGTGACGGGAAACAACAACACTACTTTTATTTCCAGCGGGCAGGTAATGAACTTCACTGGTGAGGTCATTGTGGTGTACGTCAGTCAGACGTCACTGGGCAGCGGAGGGGCGACGGAGGAACCGTTCAGTTGCCCGGTTCAGGAGGAATCTAATGATGACAGCCTTCATAGTGAACCCAAATCTATCCCAAGCACATCACCCCAGGCCAAGAACGAGATCAGCCATTCACAGAGACATCTGCCTGTTCAGGAAGTGACCAATGACTGGTCCTGCATGGCAAAAACAAAGAACTGA